The segment aatcaatacatatataatattgaaatgtctgtctgtgatttcaaaataactgtgtttttcaagtgcttatagttattcaCACGacaccaaaacacaaacaagcttactgttagtctgtctgtttgtccgagctaatctatggaacagctggaccgattttaatggaactcACTCAAAAATAGGGGAGGTTATACAACGACATAATATATAtggtactttttattccggaaaatccGCACAGGCGGAatatatgaaaaactaaattttttacCCCCGCGAGTGTCCGGTGGTTCAAAATTTTTTGTTGACAGAtttgcgtaattttttttaaatgtttatttcggTATCCCTTTCAGAAGTGGTGATTAGTGCCCCATTCGAAGACGAAGGCAAGGGCGCCGTGTATATATACTCCGGTGCGGGACTGCTTGAGAACCGCACATGGATGCAGAGGATCCAGAGCGAAGCCAAATCTTTCGGGCTTAGCCTCCTACCCTTGCCTGAATACTCCGACAATGCATTAAATGGTATGATGAATGGTTTGACTGATTTGTATAtgaaaatctttattttgtACAAGAATACTAGGACGTACCTACTTATACTacagccatactcgatgtgcactgtttaccaacaaacaaatttgaaattaaggtagaaaacgcatgttatttcttaactttattattttaagttatgtattgtttgcttatatatatatattcttcgctacatgcccccccgccccgcgctcaatattgggagtgttacgaacgaagttgccagctaagctaataataatactttatttctagcttcaataggctcataattatgttagtaaaaatagaatgtgttagtaacttataaactatagcaaacttattctattaaataaatcGTACTAGTAATATGTGTGATACTGCCGCTCCAATCCATTTGACATGGATAAGCTATATACAGAGAAATCCTGGATCACCATACTTAAAATATGTAGCCGGCGTCATGTTATAAAAAAGATCCTTATGGTTATGTAACATGGTGTTATTTctaaacggcacagtaagctccaCCATTACTAAGTATAGGGCATCTATTTTACGTCTGCTGCAACCGCGGAAAGTATAACTCATCTTAGTAGCTTTTTGTTAGTATAAGGACTGCCAGCCTTGGGTGAGTCGTGACAGGGCGCAAGATTTGTAAGCCGGTATTTGTtacagagagccgtgatagcccagtggatatgacttctgcctccgattccggagggtgtgggttcgaatcgggtccgggacatgtacctccaacttttcagttgtgtgcattttaaggatttaaatttcacgtgtctcaaacggtgaaggcaaacatcgtgaggaaaccgcataccagagatttttcttaattctctgcgtgtgtgaagtctgccaatccgcattgggccagcgtggtggactattggcctaacccttctcattctgagaggagactcgagctcagcagtgagccgaatatgggttgataatgatgaatgatgatgatttgttacAGGATTATCCGTGGGGGCGCCACTAGGAAATGTTGTTTACGTATTCAAGCCCTTACCATCTATTACTATAACCGTGGATACAATTTTTCCGAATACgaaggtatttaatttttttttcttgtatcgACCGATTTCTATATTTGATTTTATAGGTAGTCTGTTAGGGCGCCTGGTTGGTTTTAAGCTTCTGGTGCTTttataactgaaatatttttatttattattttgtattctttGTTCATATGGTGTAGGtaccttcttttatttcatttatttgacCGTACTGTTGGTGGtgctactcccaaggtcacaagtaaTGGgacgaggtgtttcctctaccacaaaataatggtacaaccACTGTCACttcataatatttcatataacATTTTTCAGACTATCCGGAACGATACATCTCATATAGATTTTGAAATCGTTGTTAATGTCGTTTATCCCAGAGTTGCTAAAGACATCAGTAcaagtaagttttatttatactaatatattgtttgtttgtttgcattgcctctaaaggtgggtacagattggtgcaatgcaacatgtaatataatattctgccttagattgcatgttccctgctgccttggacgtgtggcgcgcgcggtacgcgcattgactacgaatcagtcggctcagtcctgcgcacactgcgcgcccctttgtgttcgttccaaaaaccgacaaatctcggatcgaaccgcgcacgagttgtaacgctcggagcgtgcgcgacccaggcgcagttcgtgggcgcgaggcgtccaaaccacgagcattcgtgatacattgcagcaatatggacgtcaaattcttgcattgcatgttgcattacatgttgcattgcaccaatctgtacccaccttaaaactactgcaccgatttgaaagatttttacactgttgggaagctacactataggctatattttatccccgtatttctacggaaacgggtactacgcgggtgaaaccgaggaGCGTCGGCTTGTTTCAAAATAAAGATTGAAAATAGACACGAAACAAAATGTTcatcagatttttttaatagtaaaaaacACAGTTTGTACTTTACATAATAcctatacataatttttattattttattttcagttcTTGGAGTTCATTTTCAAATAGAGCACCCCGATGTAACACTCGATGCggaaaaagataatattttaaattacaacatAACATTAGATAAGGTCGAAagacataataaaaaatcgaaaattatgACACCAAGTGTAAGTAATAAAGTATCGTTATTAGAAGACTACAGCTTGCAACAATATTTTACTAAACAACTAAACTTATCGATCAATTTAGGTATGAATGTTCTAGAGAAATCACAAGGGCTTTTGTTAAAGTGTATTTTCCTTTTCCGTATCTTCTAAACATACTATGATCAATATTTCTGTTggcccctccaactagtcggataAGGCTGAGTTAGTAGTTTGATAGTaatccaacgggcggggatcgaatctcGGCCTTTCCGTGATGATTTAAGGGAGCTTACCAGAACTATTTACAAAACTATCATGATATCTGTCCATCTTTTTTAAAGGGCGTAGATACTGTTACCTCTGTAAGAGGTAAATACGAATTGAGTAAATTAAATGGCCGACAGAGGCCTATAGCCATGtgcgtcgattctctttctacaatcgcaaacgctttcaaaatttaaaactgtatGGGAATGGCACTCGTTATAATCAATGGTCaagtgatcaagttatcgattgatcgaatgtcattcccatacatttttttcgaAGTGTTAacttttgtagaaagagaatcaacgtgatacatggctacaggccagGGTATGAAATTTCGAAACATTATGGaatgttttagcagactcaaaagtgattacaaaaataagaaaactaatgtcgaacaaaggctatgattcacaacatttgtcaggacaacttaattaacaaatcaaactgtaaccaaaataaggccCCAGAATGACCTTAAATgtagtcacgcacttgtgaacgttgtgtgtagggttaaaggcgcctttgatagatatctaacactccctttttccactcaagtcactcttcccgcctatcccaagtaacccataaagaattacacaacaagagatgtggacggctcgaatgccacgagCACACTTAAGCCGTCCgtatcgcaagtcgttgcaacgcggcgataacaaatgACATTATGGTAAGGTCTAGCCCGTGAAGATATAGaagctttaaagtttaatggttaggttaggtgcgagtaacaaatatttttttaaggttttcTGAATTTTCTTAGGATGGAAACTATGCTGTGCCCATATCATACATCTTGTCTGTGGATTTGGTTGATAAGGATAATACATCGTATGAAGGGAGAGTGATTCGAAGCGAACGAAGCGTTACATCCAAGGCGGGAGAGTTGTGGGTGTCCGAATGCAAAACAGAAGTTTGTCAGCCGAATTTGATTGCAGAGTTTTACACCAAGATCAAGtgagttgtaaataaaaaatagttttaataaaattaatataactaataacttaataattattagtaatattactttaataattaatatgactaatatttagTTGCAAAACTCGGACTGcgtgaaaaattgaaattgaaattgttttGGACAATTGGACAATCGAGAAGAACTAATGGTTAAAACACAAAGGACCATGGATCTTGCGTTGCGTGCGCTGTTTATATGTTTAAAGTTACGCAAAAATCGTGTAGGTCTGACAAAATTGTTGCTCTATAAAAGTTGTTAAAATGTATTACGTGTAAGTTTGACTCAATAACATTGTTGAGTAATTTTCCACAGGGTAGTTTTCACAGCATGGAAACCACTTTTATAAAAAGCGGTTTCCATGCCTAAATTACCTTGCCCAAGTTTGTCAACTTGGAGCAAGGTAGTGTTAGTTCGGTTTGTTTACAAGAAGATGGGTCAATCAAGATGACTTTCAGGAACCGttggagagtgtaacggaaccttcactcccctcAACTTTAAGTCGTGATTCATAACATGTTAACATAATAAAGTTTGTCTGATCTTATTGTTCAATAATAATCACCTTAGTCATGGTAAgtcgataatctggttaaagctgaaaaggaaaaagtatcaaaatacttggaccttgctcacgagattaccgacatgtggaatgttgagtcaactattattgttccgatagtcgtttcagtcaatggtctcatagcaaaaagcttcgaccaacatctcaagaagctttcgctttcggtttatttataaataaaaataagagaaTGAAAAACTTAGTCATGATAAGCAAAGAGGTCAATTATGCGTAAAGTTTTCTTAATACGTTGTCCTTACTTTTTAAGTGATACATACACAGTGGGTTCTTCTGACAAGGAGTATTTCTCGCTCATCGTCCACAACTCCGGTGAGCCGGCGTACAATTCGTGTGCCTTGGTACGAGTGCAAGGAGTGAAGATAGTACGCGCCCCGTCGTTTTGCGTGCTCGATAGCGATGAGATGCTGTGTAGACCTATGTTCCCGTTGCGTAGTAATAATGACTGGGTAAGATACTTTGTTTGATGTTACGTACGTATAGACTCCCAGCAAGTAAATTGAACCAAAATGGCGGCTACGCAGGTtcattatgtcatcatcatcacatcagccaatggacatccactgcaggacataggccttttgtagggacttccaaacatcacgatactgagccacctgcatccagcgaatccctgcgactcgcttggggggtcggccaacactgcgcttactagtgcggggtcgccgggGTCATTATGGTATTTGACTCatattgaatttaatataaacaatattaatttcgcccTTATTTACTGTATGGTGCTATGTCAAATAGGCTCATAAAGTTTATTGTTTTTAGGCACCACTTTCAAAGCGAGCTATAAAAAGTACATAggtacgaaaaaaaaatttgttcacCTATTTCAGttcttttgattttaacactaaattacaaaactgattttcgtgaaaattaaatgggatcaatctggaagtatactctttcaaacaataattttcaaaattggttaataaatgacgtagTTAAGAGGTAACAAaccttaaaaaaacatacgcatcgaattgagaaccactTCCATTTTCTTGAAATCGGTTACTTAAATCGTTAATTAGAATGAATAATTGaactaaacaattaaaaaaaaaaattgtttctttctcaataaaaaaaaaaaaactaaacgaGAGGTTAAACCTTTTCTGCCTTTCATATTTTCAGAATATCACAAACATCGAGTTGGGAATGGACTCTTTAACCATTAGGAAAAAGGACGTGAACAGTATAACTATCCAGTATGAAATTTACAACAACTGCAGTAATCGAGCTGAAAAAATCACTGCCAACAAATCTTTTGCGTTGCATTATGACTATGGAATACACTTAATAGGGTAATTtatcatttgtttgtttaatagaGATGTCCCAAAATTGTCCCAATAATATAAACGTGCTAACATTAcgttacaatttttatattgaaagaTAAACTGGGAAAGAGAGtggttttaaaatcattttaatttttgcctTCTAGATTGGTATTATGCGACATGTTATGATTGTCAATACGCAATAACCCCGCTATCtaagatgaaaaataaaatttataattaatcaagACATTACCCAAAAGTAAAAGTTTCATTGTGACGCATTACCTTTTTTTCTGGGGCAAACAATGTATCGACAGTGGGACATCTCCAAATTAaaggattataatattaaattgacTAACTATTTTTGTCAATGCGAATTTATTCAACGTGTCCAATATGTAGCGGGTaatgtatattaatttgtaaataaataaaataaattttattacggTTACggttttaaccgtgtttcataataaactaatatGAATGTTTGAGTTTTAACTcacgactagtttcgaacccacacggcGCCCTttgtcatgagctggttctcgcaatgcggcacgatccaaactttcAGTTTCAGTTCAGTCAAACGATCACTTttgatcgtgccgcgttgcaagaaccagcttatgactaagggccccgtatgtgttcgaaactagtcgtgcatactccgacgttgtatcacgtgagttttaaaaCCGCCCAGATCCGTATATCAAAGTTTTGCATTGTCAGTGCACAAAAATGAGGAAAAAtcgatgttttatatatttttgtaggaATTCCGCACCGAGTGAACCCATTGAGATAACAAGCAGCGACCTCGAAAACGTCGCACGATTGCAACATCATTACACGGTAAATATAATTCCCGTTTTGATAAAACTTGCGTGACCATTTATGTTTTGTTCAGAGCGAGATTTCTGTTACATTAAGTAAAACGAAATtcttattacaaataaatatatacttacatagAAGGTGGATCACAAAGGAAAGTACAGtgaaggagaaaaaaaaaaataaaaacataccgatcaacttgagaacctccacctttttgaagtcggttaaaaataaacaagtagaactaaattaattactaaGTCTCAGTGCAGTATCTTTTGTTAGTTTTTGTATTTGTCGGttgaattacttttaaaatatcggGATTTGTATTGGTTTCAGTTAACGGTCTTAGAGCGAAAAACTTCGACAACGCCATAAGCTTTAAGCCATATTCGCTTGGCTGTTGAATCATGGGTccgatacagaaggcagttatcCTTCAGACAGCGAATTGCTTTGGCCCTTAATTTCTGTGCAAATTCgtaataataaattgtgtaaaatcTGTTTCATTTTCGATGGTATTTTTAATGGtgtctgttttttattttaaaaataattgattaaattataattcttttttcaGATCATGAACAATGGCAAACTAATCTGGACGCATTTAAAGTGggatttattattagaaaacagAAACTATATACAGTatccaaaaaatattatggttAGTAATTAGCATAGTAATAGGAGTTACTATGTCCATGAAGTACAATCGATCAAAAATATGCAATTTTTAAGCAATTTTCAAAACTTTGTGCTTTGTTGTGATATGATATTGCAATTAGATATTGTTCACTATTTCACATATATACACTTCAAAATGCTCGGGCATTTAGACAATTTTGTCACAACtgagaaaataaagattgaTATaacaaaatagattttatagtaataagtaAGAGGTTATCTTtatattttcaaagaattttactGGTAATtgcttgaaagaaagaaaagctcaaaaagaatatttacagttcgtttcgtatagcatggtgcaggtgacattTCATTTCGCTCTTGATAGTTGGCAGCGTttcgcgataatagtacgtattatggacgtcataagccaactgtcaccgtacccatgctatcttaAAACCACTATAAAAATCCGACCCACGATCGAACTTAGAACCTCTAAATCTAACTGAGTCTATGAACTATGTGTTTACTAacctaaaattaattattattctaattttagaTACGAAGAGGCGCAAATTCGACAGAGTGTTATTTCGATGCAAAGAAAGAGACTAAAGACTTTCGTGTACAATGTGATATTGGAGACTTGCTTAAAAACGACATATTAGATGTGTTTATAGATGCTGAGATTTTACCTAATTTGTTAGGTAAGTCTGGTCATTTGGATTGGTATTTAGATACATGATGATTTTATTGAGGAGAAACGATATAGGGATATAGGTAGGGTaggattattttgtttatattccaATAAGACACTAaaggtaacaaataaataagaatttttttttattcttagctATTTGATAGACAATTatgaaattaagtaatttttacatCATCGCTTTTTAATGCTCAAAGAGTttgttatgtaggtacttaattatcTTTTAATTGCACAAGCAGGACTATGTAttctcaaacaaaaaaaaattacacctaCCTACTACTATCTCAATTTGTCTTTTGTATCCCAAATTtcaaagaataaatttatatataataattatttgatgcAAATTATGttctctaaaaataataatgaggtATAATCCTATAAAAACCAGTTGTCAATCTTTTTACAGATGAGACGAAAGTGATTGTATTTTCACAGTTAACGTTAACTTTATTGGAGGGCGAATCAGTCACTAAAAAGTAAGTAAGCATATGTTTAATTACATACTTTAAATCCGTAATGATTTTGACAGTCtctgtatgtactcgtatgtatgtatgtatgaccACGGCTCTTCCTTgaccatttttgtatctatgcatttctctatttcactctgaaatattttcttgtttcgttagACACCTGTTTACGAAGTCGGGTTATACTTCTAAGTCTATATTCattgaaatatttgcaaaaaaatatgtttagtttttagtataaattgtttataacttttgcaatttatGTGAGCcgaaattgttttatttcaaaagtCATACACTTGCTGTTTCGAATTAATTGACACCTTGTTCATATTTTTTAGTGACTACCTTTAAAAGGTTGGCTTAAAAAGAACTCGTTGATTAGTCTATTCATCATCTATTACACACACTAGTTACACAGGATGAATAGATGGAATAGATTCTATTTCATCTATGCATCCTTTTTACCAGTTTTGCTAAAAGAATTACTCGTAGTTAAAAGCGCAATTCATAACGATTGAATATTGTTGGTACGTCACTAATAAATACGTTAATCATTGATGAACCAATTactccttctaatattataaactagtggACGTcagcgacttcgcccgcgtggatatcgatgtaaactttcaacccctatttcacacccttctatttatattttcgaatATGTTATGTACagtaaatagtccacttattaAAAACCATGAacgatttatgttaaaaaaacttaaatccCTTTTTAACCATTCTGGGGTGGAATTTTgaaatcttgaatgacattatttgtagtattttttttggtagtaataaaccaatttttacaaatgtaacttgaaaaatgaaggacctttcatacaaaatttcaacccttgtttcacccctttctgattttattttcgggactaaaagtatcctttaaccttcTACGCATTATGGTCTTATatcatgccaagtttcatttaaattcattcagtaggtTTAGCGTTATGCCCGGTCAACATTaaatacaaacagacagacctaaaatcaaaataattgtggCTTGAGtttcgattatataatgccctctaacaaacaaattcaaaatatcttcaatgtacagagtTAGACCtggtacagttttattataagtttaagagtaggtatatataaatatacatacgaAAATTTGTACGGATATATAGATggatgtacgagtatgtagttACATTTTGTGAGTAGTGTATTTGTTAGATTTTCACACAAAACTACTTCAATAtgtttgactgaaatttggaatgaagatAGATTATATCCTAGATTAACAGattagctactttttattccggaaaaatctataTCTTCCGATCGTAAAACTGaatttggttaggttaggttagatagCAGACAAAATttcgggcgtcctctagtactCAAtactttgacggccgcgtggcgcagtggatagtgaccctgctttctgaaaatatttgtgtgttgagcatgggtgttttacagtgtctgtgtgtatttatacattatataagtatttatatgtagtatgtagttgtatattaatattattatatcaactatcttagcacccataacacaagcaactctgtatgcttactttggggctagatagtgatgtgtattgtttaagtatatttatttatttatttaaaaaaaaaattagtctgATCGTgtccttttctttttattttcagtattaCAACGACATTGGTTATTAATAGAAAATCTGTGTCTTCTTGGGTCATCATTATAGCGTTATTATTTGGATTGCTGATCCTACTTCTGATTGGATGCATATTATACAAGGTACtacgttttatatatttatgtggtTTGGATATTGATGTCCTGCCCATATTCCTCTTTGAGAGTGCCTCGGAGAGTAAGTTAAGCCatcgatttttattaaattgagcGGGAtcaatttttattcattcattaatgTTGGAACAGCGTAGtaggtctaagttctatatccACTACTATATATGGAGAGCGGTCAGCCCTGTCATGGGCCGTTAGTGCGAgtgatgattataatattatacttaggGATATCTAAGTAGTGTTTCACAAATATTTTGTCTTTAGATACCTTACATATTGTATGTACAAAATGAGACCTATAATTAACCCCTGTGGAACAACTCTGCTAACTTTAGTGATGGAATATACGCACTTCTTGCCGTTATCCTGCATTATCTCAATGTGCTGCGTTCTATTCATTAAATAACTATCGAACCAATTTACTGTATTGATACCTAATATAAATTAGGAAATTTCAGTTTACTTAACATTTATAATGagaaatgtttaaattataaatatttataatatttatttatttatttattttattataaatatttataatatttataatttaaatttgaaccAATCGATTATAAGGTAGcactaacattatttatattttttgtttatattttcagTACAATTGCTTTGAGAGGAAAGAGAAGAAGAAGTTGGAAGATTTGAAAACACAGAAAGAAGTGAGTACATAGTTTTATCCGCACTACGAGTTACATATGTTTTTTCTGTTGTAAtggtagtagtaaaataatgaaGACTTTTTTTATCCACTggcaagttagcctttgactgcaatcttaccTGGGCTTGTAGCCAtctggcacgtcaattctctttctacagacgctaacgcttcgaaaaccaaCAGTATacgaatgacagatccgatcaacAACtcgatcacgtgatctgtcgatagtgaatatcattcccatacattttgtaatatccgaagcgtttgtagaaagaaaatggacgtgccacatagctacaggccctgatgttaagtgacgatgcagtatgCGATGGGAGCAGACTTACAAGGTTTGTACTCATACCTCTGACAGTTTCTGCATGGCATCCGGAACTGaaaccggaacgataaatcgcttgtacgtctttgccgccgtaactagccacggccgaagcctaccatcAGAGGAAACCTGAGACAATTTAGAAGACATAAAATGCTATACCGAACTTGAAATCAAACCAGGACTCTGTTGAGATTACAGCTCTACCCTACTTAGGCCTACGGTCAGAAGAGAAAACAATAGTTTTTTATGTTGTATGGGCCAGCGCTTGCCTGCGATCAAGCCTTGATGGTAAGCCATGACGCAACCTATGGTGGAATGCGATTGCCTGGAAGGTTGTCTATTTACTCTtaacttgatacccatattgtaggtggtatgaaaaacggaagctggatGGACAATCCATAACTTCACAGTGCGAATCATACGATGCCAAAATATGCTTTATACGAGTCCAAGGGAGATCAACTACATATGGATGCAGGTTACagcgatgcctggcagttctataATGATAAAAAGTTCGAAAACTTCCTGGGCGTATTCTCCGATTATTTCATGTTTTGTAATGATAtttactgtcatcatcatccttcattcattaacaactcatattcggctcactgttgaatcTCCTCTTAGattgagaggagttaggctatgCACTCACGCatgcggattttcagacttcacacacgtaaaattaagacaattctcagctatgcaggtttcctcacgatgtttttcctgacATGTCTGTCATAACtgcttttaaaatatgttttatggtAATTTCAGAATCGTGAGGGTAACGAACTTGCTGAAGGTGAAGATGTAATCTTAGGGGTAGAGCCTCACATAGGGTCCAATGTAGATCATGGCGGTGACCACAACGAAGACCACAGCGATGCAGAACTAATAAGTCATTGATGTgaaaatgttaactaatttaatgGAGTTTAGTTGTCATAGATCCAAATACGTGTTCAtagatgtttatttaaattatgttattaaatataatttctaatGTAGTTGTTTGACTgtgttgtaatattataaagctgaagagtttatttgtttcatcgaacgcgctaatctcaggaactaccggtccgatttgaaaaactcttttagtgttagatagcccatttatcgaggaaggctataggctatatattatctccgtattcttacggaaacgggaattacgcgggtgaaaccgcgcggcgtcagctagttttcaatatttctaaTTGTTTGTGAGTTCCTTCTCGCAAATGAACGCGTATTTGTCCCTGCAGTAGATGTCGTTGTATTTGCCGTCGTTCTTGAATATGGTGACACAGTACTCGTGTCCGTTCGAGTTGTTGGGCTCGTTCTCGCTCCACTGGCTGTAGCCTGCCTCCTCCAAACTTTGGTCTGGAAATAACAATACAGTCAACAAGTCGtcgtcactgctgagctcgagtctcctctcagaatgagaggggttaggccaatagtccaccacgctggcccaatgcggattggcagacttcacacacgcagataattaagataattctctggtatgcaggttttccttcaccgatttttCTTCTTCCTTCAccttttcttaaaatgcacacaacttgaaagttggaggtgcatgccccggaccggattcgaacccacaccctccggaatcggaggcagaggtcatatccactaggctatcacggctcgagtCAACAAGTACTTCTTGACTAGTATGATAATATTAGCGGAGCCAGTCAAATTTCGCTTTGTGAGCTGAGCAAAGCCGAGCCGCTTATTATATAAGAAGTCTAGTAAAAACGTATCCGATTAATCGACTCTACCATATTAGAGTAGTAGTAGAcggcggcgtctactagtagacgccgcgctgTTCCAACCGcgcggtttccgttcccgtaggaatacggggataaaatatcgcCTATAGCTTTtctccataaatgggctatctaatactaaaagaatttttcaaatcggactagtagttccgaagataagcgcgttcaaacaatcaaaattttcagctttataatatagtatagatatagaaaataaaaaaggactAAATCCGATCCTTAAAAATACACcccgaaaaaattaaaaattcagaaTGTTCAATATTGCGTAGTCCGATCCAATACGGACCTAGGACCTTAATATCCGAAG is part of the Bicyclus anynana chromosome 5, ilBicAnyn1.1, whole genome shotgun sequence genome and harbors:
- the LOC112043574 gene encoding integrin alpha-PS5, whose amino-acid sequence is MICIAVICVVQVVILPICGFLHEPSILSLTPPTGMEQNSYFGYSMAYEDKTILVGAPAADKFGKVFKFNLAKGTKRDEIISPLKMNGKYVLAKHDWFGATIKNYKPGSFVICAPRKKLPHIQDGQPMEISRGECYIQYIDKSKEPITLADIEEQERIDSSFNYGTDSFGWSVNVDDNHSVWVASPGLAPNVIKIYDETTGLHRTKYLTFNTTSMNNFGYSIINGKMLSDTGHDYAVSTTYGDYGAGKVFIFSKTLIDLRYRILMESTLSGDDVSVGAMYGAALCKANLGDVRDSLLVGAPTFVADFEGFDRGAVYLYVPSDNGDVTQSFTLKRIIKGEKDAGYFGHAIANLGDMDGDMKDEVVISAPFEDEGKGAVYIYSGAGLLENRTWMQRIQSEAKSFGLSLLPLPEYSDNALNGLSVGAPLGNVVYVFKPLPSITITVDTIFPNTKTIRNDTSHIDFEIVVNVVYPRVAKDISTILGVHFQIEHPDVTLDAEKDNILNYNITLDKVERHNKKSKIMTPSDGNYAVPISYILSVDLVDKDNTSYEGRVIRSERSVTSKAGELWVSECKTEVCQPNLIAEFYTKINDTYTVGSSDKEYFSLIVHNSGEPAYNSCALVRVQGVKIVRAPSFCVLDSDEMLCRPMFPLRSNNDWNITNIELGMDSLTIRKKDVNSITIQYEIYNNCSNRAEKITANKSFALHYDYGIHLIGNSAPSEPIEITSSDLENVARLQHHYTIMNNGKLIWTHLKWDLLLENRNYIQYPKNIMIRRGANSTECYFDAKKETKDFRVQCDIGDLLKNDILDVFIDAEILPNLLDETKVIVFSQLTLTLLEGESVTKNITTTLVINRKSVSSWVIIIALLFGLLILLLIGCILYKYNCFERKEKKKLEDLKTQKENREGNELAEGEDVILGVEPHIGSNVDHGGDHNEDHSDAELISH